The genomic interval ATTTGTAACTTCTTTCATAGTTAGATCTTCTTCAATAGTAGCAAGATAATTTCTTCTAGTTGCTATATATGACGGGATATCTTCCATAAGTTCAGAATTTACAATATTTATAAATTCATAATTTCTTGATAAAGTTGTTGATTTAGTTTCAACTTCTTCAAAACTATTATTTGCAGGAACATATATTATTTTAGGTGAATTTTCAAATCTTTTTGCTATTAAATCTTGATAAAATTTACTATCGTTATACTTTCCATAATGATATGCTTCAAAAATATTAGAAAAGTTTAATAATTCATATTCATCATTATTAGAAGTTTTTTCATGATCTTCAGTATTCTTTTTTTCAAATTCTTCAAAAAATATATCTAAATTAACATTTGATTTTTCTATATCATTGAAATCAATGCTTTTATTATCAAAAAAATCTTTTATAGATTCTAAAATAGTTGTTTTCCCACTTCCATTTACTCCAGCTAAGACAATTACATCTAAAATTTTATTATCTTTCTTAAATGAAAGTTCTAAATCTTTTATTCCTTTTATATTTTTTATGTGGACTTTTTCAATTTTCATCTTAACTCAATCCCTTTTGTATTTTTGTTTTAATTATAGCATAAATATTTTTTTATTCTAACCAATAATATTTTATATAAAATCTATCTATTTAATGAAAAAATAGTAATTTTTTATAGAGTATATGAAACTTATTTCTATCTAACTTAAATAAAAGAGCTACTTATTATCCAAGATTTATACTTTTGTATATTTTGTTTAAAAATTGAAAATTATATTAATATACTTGACATTTTACTAGAAAAGTTAGTAGAATATATTCTAGATATATATTCAGGGGAGTGATTTTTATGAAAGATGAGAAAAAGTTTATCTATTTTTTATTTATTGCAACATGTATATTAGGATTAGTAGGACAATTATTTTTAATGAATTTTAAAATATTGCAATTGTTCAACTTTTTTAATATAAATGTTGTATTTTTTTGGCTAATTTTTGGAATATTCATTTATTTCACCTTATTTAATAAAAAAATTAAAAATCAAGAAAGAACTATTAAGGAACTAGATGATATTAATGCATTTTTTGAAACTGAAAAATTATTAGACAAAAATATAACTGAAAAAGAAATTTTGAAAATAAAAAATGAATTTTTTAGTAAGGAAGAAGATATAGAAAAATATCCATTGCTTTCAAAAGTTTGGAAAGAATATAGCTCAAGCTTTTTAAAAACTGATGAAAATAGCTACTACCAAATAATTGATGCTGAAGATCTATTTAATGAAAATTCTCTAGTAAAAGAAAAAATGAATATGAAAATCTTAAATTATATTCCACAACTTTTTGTAGGACTTGGGATTTTTGGAACTTTTTTAGGTTTATCATTAGGTCTATCTCAGATAAATTTAAGAGATACTGGAGATTTAGGGCAAATTAGTAATCTAATAGAGGGAGTTCAAACATCTTTTTACACAAGTTTATATGGGATGTTTTTTTCTATTTCTATAACATTACTTTTCAATAACTATATGAGTCAAATTGAAAAAAGAATATTTATTTTAAAGAATAAATTGAATAACTTATTTTTCCTAAATAATGGTGGAAAAATTATACAAGATATGAAAAATGAACTAAAAGAGATTAGAGCCTATAACAGTGATATGGCTAGTCAAATAACAAATGGTATAAATAAAGAATTAATACAAATGACCTCTGTTCTTGATAATAAAATAGGTGGTATTACAAGTGGTATAACAGGTACATTCCAACAAACAATGAGTGAAAACCTTGAGAAGATTTTTTCAGAAGATTTTATTAAAAATTTTGAGAATATAAAAGATGAATTACTTGAAACATCAAGAGAAAATAATAAATTTATAGCTGAATATAAAGATGAAATGAAAGAAATAGTTACAACAACAAAATCTCTAAAAGATGAATTTTTAATTTTTTCTGATGAAATAAATCAAAGATATAGCGATACAAATGAAAATTTAAAAGAAAATTTTGAAAATATTTCAATAGTATTAAACGATATAAAAGAAATACATAGTAGTATAAATGAATTCACAGGAGATGTTCAATTTATAGCAACTGAAAATAAAAAAATAATATCAGACTTTAAAGATGTAAGTCTTAACTTAAAAGAATTTGCAAAAGGTCAGGATACAATACTAGAGCTATGGGAAGGATACAAAGATAGCTTTGCTGGTTTTGAAGATAGTATCAATACTAACTTTGAAAATTATCAAAGTATATTAGAAGATGTATCAGATAAATATGGAAATACAATAGATAAATTGACAACTGAATATGTAAAAACTATGAATATGGGAATGGAAGATGTGTTCAGAGGCTATGATAATCACTTAACAGAAATTATAGAAAAATTCCAAGGAGTTTTAAGAAGTTTTAAAGAAAACCTTGAACTTTCAGATGAAAACTTGAAAGTTAATATAGATTTATTACAAGAAAATTTAGAAAACCAATCTATATTAGGTGAACTAAATAAGGATATCTCTGAAAAAAATAGAATATTACTAGAAAAAATCCAAAAGACTCAACAACACCTAGAATTTTTAGAAAAAAAAGGTGATCAATAGTGTTTTTTATAAATAAAAAGAAAAAGGAAACCCAAATAGAAGAAACTAATTATTGGTTATCTATAGGAGACTTAATGGCAAGTATCCTAATGATATTCATGTTGTTATTTATTGTTAAAACTATAGAAACAGGACGTGAATTAAGAAAAAAAGAAGAAATAATAGAAAGTTTTACTGGTTTGAAGAAAAATATTATATCAAAAATTCAAAAAGATTTTGAAGAAAGAGGAATAAAAGTCGATATAGATCCTCAAACAGGAACAATTAAAATAGACGATAAAATACTATTTAATACTGGTGAATATCTTTTAAAACCTGAAGGAAAAAAATATTTAAATGATTTTGTTCCAATCTATATAAATTTATTATTAAATGATGAAGAAGTAAAAAAAGAACTATCTCAAATAATAATAGAAGGGCATACTGATGATGTAGGAAGCTATATTTATAACATGGAATTATCTCAAAAAAGAGCTTTTGAAGTTATAAAATATATCTATGATGAAATGCCTAATTTTAAAGGAAAAGAAGAATTAAAAAGTTATATAACTGCTAATGGTAGAAGTAATATCAAAGTTTTAAGAGATAACTCTGGAAATATTGACAGAGATAAAAGTAGAAGAGTCGAATTCCAATTTAAGCTAAAAGAAGATGAAACTTTGATGAAAATTGAAAAAACTTTAAAAGAAGGAAATTAATATGAATGAAATAAATTTTAAAAAATTTTATCCAGTAAATTTAGAAAAAAAGAAAGATGAAATAAATGATTTTTGGAATCAAATTTTTAAAGAAGTAAGAGATGAAAAAATATTTGAACTAATAGAAAAAGTCTTAAGAAATAAAAGTTTAAAGGTTGATGAAGTAATAATATTACTTTACAATATAAAAAAAGTTGATGAGTATTTAATTCGCAAGAATACTGAACTTTCTGATTTTATTATCAGTATAAAATTTGATTTATCTGAAAAAAAAGAAAAAAGAAAAGAATGCCTAATGGATATCTATCAAGCAATAGTTTCATATTATAATAAAAATGAAGTAGAAACAGCTTTAAATTTCTTGGTTGAAGATAATATTGACCTAAAAAAAGAAGAAAGTGAGATAGCTCAAGTATACCAAGAATACAGTAGTAGTAAAAAGGACTATATTTTATTCCTATATGATGAAACAATAAAAGCTATAAAAAATAATAAATTAAAAGAAACTTTAGAAAAATTTTATGTAAGCGAAGAAAGAGAAGTATTCTCATATATAATGGAAAAAGTTTTACTTGACATAGTATATTATGTAAAACTTGAAAAACCTTATATTGAACAAATTTTAGCTGATTTTTTTGATAGAGTAAAACATGAAGTAAGAATAGAAAGTTTTAAAAGAATTCTTAACTATTATGTTGAAGAATATGAAGAAGATGAAGACATAAGTATTTGTTCTAGAGTAATTATGGAAAAAATCCATGAATATTTAAAAGATCCTCATAAAAATAGTCCAAAATGGCAATGGGGTGATTTTAGTGAAGCACAAATAGAAATCATGAGAATTTGGCTTGTAAGTGCAGATCTTGAAAAATATTTTTCAATTGAAGTAAATGATAAAGTAAGATTACAATTCTGGAGAAGATATATTAAATATATCAAAGAAGTTAGATATTTTGAAAGACTAAAACAAGCTATTGTAATGTTGACAGATGAACACTTATTTATAGAATTTGGAGAAAAAGGAAATGCTGCTTATTGCTATAAAAAAGACTATATAAGTTTTAGTGAAATAAATAATTTATCTACAAATTTCAGATTGAAAAGTAGACCAAATGCTGAATTTTTTATGTCTCATTCGGGAAATTGGGAAGTTAAATTAAAAAGTACACTATACAGATTAGGTTATAGTGTAAAAGTATGGAGATAAAAATGGGAATTATAGAGAGACTTTTTAAAAAAACAAAAGAAACTGATAAAAAACTCAAACTTTCATTAGAATATGAAGAAAAATATATCAAAATAATATTAAAAATTGGAGATAAAATAATATCGTTAAAAGACTTAAAAGATGAAGTAGATATTTCAAGTCTTTCAAAATCTGATATATTTGAAGTAGATGAAAATGGTGATACCTTACTACTAGACTATGATGAAATATATAGTTTAGATAGAAGTACATTAAAACTTTTAAAATTGCCTAGCTTCTTCCCTGGTATAGTTTATATCGACAACAAAGGATATTTCGGTAGTTCCAAGGTAGAATTTAGTTATAAAATAAGTTTTTGTTTAGATGAATATCATATAGTAAATGCCAACTATGTAGAAAGTATAAGTAGTTCAGAAAGATACATTCTAACAAAAGAGCAGTATGATTTAATAAAACTAATAAATCAATATAATAATGATGATAGTAAAAATAAAGAGGCTAATGAACAATATAAAATGTTAAATGCTATAAAAGATGTTTCTCATAAAACAAATCTTTTACTTAATGAAACTATTAAAAAAGAGGATGACTTAGTTTTATTAGAAAATATAGAATTAGATTTTTTAGAAAGTGATGAAGATTACTTAGAAGTTGTTCCACAATCTTCACAACTTTCAGAGAAACAAAATAAGAGCTTAAGAGAAGCATTCAAAAAAGCAAATTTATCACAAAACTTTTATTTACTAAATATAGATAATAAAAAAGTAAAAGTTGTAGTAAATAGAGAATTGAAAGATGCTTTAAAAGTTGTAAAAAGCAATGAAAAAATAAGTAAAAAAGATTTTGTAAAAAGAGAATCTCCAATCTTTGAGGATATTGATTCTGACATTGTTGAATTTAATTATGGTCCAAGAGTTATAGGTTTAGGATATTTAAATTATAGACCATCTCCTGCTCCCAATATGTCAGAGATGGATTGGTTCACAAAAGAATTTCCTAAAATTATGACAGATACACCTATTACC from Fusobacterium pseudoperiodonticum carries:
- a CDS encoding AAA family ATPase — protein: MKIEKVHIKNIKGIKDLELSFKKDNKILDVIVLAGVNGSGKTTILESIKDFFDNKSIDFNDIEKSNVNLDIFFEEFEKKNTEDHEKTSNNDEYELLNFSNIFEAYHYGKYNDSKFYQDLIAKRFENSPKIIYVPANNSFEEVETKSTTLSRNYEFINIVNSELMEDIPSYIATRRNYLATIEEDLTMKEVTNIIVNEINSIFSILELDVKLKGFSKDEKTMPIFENSVDEEFDINDLSSGEKQLFLRTLSIKMLEPNNSIILIDEPELSLHPKWQQRIIEVYKKIGENNQIILATHSPHILGSVSNENIFILYRDEKGKIEAKTGEKYGY
- a CDS encoding MotA/TolQ/ExbB proton channel family protein produces the protein MKDEKKFIYFLFIATCILGLVGQLFLMNFKILQLFNFFNINVVFFWLIFGIFIYFTLFNKKIKNQERTIKELDDINAFFETEKLLDKNITEKEILKIKNEFFSKEEDIEKYPLLSKVWKEYSSSFLKTDENSYYQIIDAEDLFNENSLVKEKMNMKILNYIPQLFVGLGIFGTFLGLSLGLSQINLRDTGDLGQISNLIEGVQTSFYTSLYGMFFSISITLLFNNYMSQIEKRIFILKNKLNNLFFLNNGGKIIQDMKNELKEIRAYNSDMASQITNGINKELIQMTSVLDNKIGGITSGITGTFQQTMSENLEKIFSEDFIKNFENIKDELLETSRENNKFIAEYKDEMKEIVTTTKSLKDEFLIFSDEINQRYSDTNENLKENFENISIVLNDIKEIHSSINEFTGDVQFIATENKKIISDFKDVSLNLKEFAKGQDTILELWEGYKDSFAGFEDSINTNFENYQSILEDVSDKYGNTIDKLTTEYVKTMNMGMEDVFRGYDNHLTEIIEKFQGVLRSFKENLELSDENLKVNIDLLQENLENQSILGELNKDISEKNRILLEKIQKTQQHLEFLEKKGDQ
- a CDS encoding OmpA family protein; this translates as MFFINKKKKETQIEETNYWLSIGDLMASILMIFMLLFIVKTIETGRELRKKEEIIESFTGLKKNIISKIQKDFEERGIKVDIDPQTGTIKIDDKILFNTGEYLLKPEGKKYLNDFVPIYINLLLNDEEVKKELSQIIIEGHTDDVGSYIYNMELSQKRAFEVIKYIYDEMPNFKGKEELKSYITANGRSNIKVLRDNSGNIDRDKSRRVEFQFKLKEDETLMKIEKTLKEGN
- a CDS encoding EH signature domain-containing protein, translating into MNEINFKKFYPVNLEKKKDEINDFWNQIFKEVRDEKIFELIEKVLRNKSLKVDEVIILLYNIKKVDEYLIRKNTELSDFIISIKFDLSEKKEKRKECLMDIYQAIVSYYNKNEVETALNFLVEDNIDLKKEESEIAQVYQEYSSSKKDYILFLYDETIKAIKNNKLKETLEKFYVSEEREVFSYIMEKVLLDIVYYVKLEKPYIEQILADFFDRVKHEVRIESFKRILNYYVEEYEEDEDISICSRVIMEKIHEYLKDPHKNSPKWQWGDFSEAQIEIMRIWLVSADLEKYFSIEVNDKVRLQFWRRYIKYIKEVRYFERLKQAIVMLTDEHLFIEFGEKGNAAYCYKKDYISFSEINNLSTNFRLKSRPNAEFFMSHSGNWEVKLKSTLYRLGYSVKVWR